A portion of the Microlunatus phosphovorus NM-1 genome contains these proteins:
- a CDS encoding response regulator — protein sequence MSSRKVLVVDDDDMIREVAKIALESVAGWQVSTARNGEEARRVACQQRLDLVLLDVMMPSLDGPSTAALLRLDPTTRELPVIFLTAKTPLATDQLGRLPNLLGVINKPFDPMSLADEINRIAGWNSE from the coding sequence GTGAGCTCTCGCAAAGTGCTTGTCGTCGATGACGACGACATGATTCGCGAGGTAGCCAAGATCGCCTTGGAGTCGGTCGCCGGCTGGCAGGTGAGCACCGCGCGCAATGGCGAGGAGGCGCGTCGAGTGGCGTGCCAGCAGCGGCTCGACCTCGTGCTGTTGGATGTCATGATGCCGTCCTTGGACGGACCCAGCACGGCGGCGCTGCTACGCCTCGATCCCACGACCCGTGAGCTGCCGGTGATCTTCCTGACCGCCAAGACGCCGCTGGCCACCGACCAGCTGGGCCGGCTACCCAATCTGCTCGGAGTGATCAACAAGCCATTCGATCCGATGTCACTCGCCGATGAGATCAACCGGATCGCCGGGTGGAACAGTGAGTGA
- a CDS encoding Hpt domain-containing protein encodes MSETESRSPESGPKEPISRLLATIAGQARRTNQVRIEQLRAALERAGEHGLDRAGWGVAERTAHQLAGSAGTFGFAGVSERARQLEHFFADTAGTTPDPERLTAARVALEEASAQLADDLQLDY; translated from the coding sequence GTGAGTGAGACAGAGTCCCGGTCACCGGAGTCAGGGCCGAAGGAGCCGATCTCCCGGCTGCTGGCCACGATCGCCGGCCAGGCTCGGCGGACCAATCAGGTGCGGATCGAACAGCTTCGCGCCGCCTTGGAACGGGCCGGCGAGCACGGGCTGGATCGAGCCGGCTGGGGGGTCGCGGAGCGAACCGCCCATCAACTCGCCGGGTCGGCAGGGACCTTCGGATTCGCCGGGGTCTCCGAACGAGCACGCCAGCTCGAGCACTTCTTCGCCGATACCGCCGGGACCACACCAGACCCGGAGCGGCTCACGGCTGCCCGGGTCGCGCTCGAGGAGGCCAGCGCTCAGTTGGCCGATGATCTCCAGCTGGACTACTGA
- a CDS encoding rhomboid family intramembrane serine protease, translated as MSQPYASAPARRTSPSPGAAVVVMTVLLAALWLLEIADQVTGEQLDYYGIRARELDGLPGILTSPFLHAGFDHLASNSLPFWVLGFLVLLGGLARWLITTTITVISAGLTAWLLTPADTIIVGASGLIFGWLTYLLARGIWSRSAGQILVAIGVLVVYGGLIWGVLPSQAGVSWQAHLGGAVGGVLAAWLLHRRSSRSAPPSYAAQPRTWSQ; from the coding sequence ATGAGCCAGCCGTACGCCAGTGCTCCCGCCCGCCGGACGAGCCCGTCGCCGGGCGCGGCGGTCGTGGTGATGACGGTCCTGCTGGCTGCACTCTGGCTGCTGGAGATCGCCGATCAGGTGACCGGTGAGCAACTCGACTACTACGGCATCCGCGCCCGCGAGCTCGACGGCCTGCCCGGGATTCTCACCTCACCGTTTCTACACGCCGGGTTCGACCATCTGGCCAGCAACTCGCTGCCGTTCTGGGTGCTCGGCTTCTTGGTGCTGCTCGGCGGACTGGCCCGCTGGCTGATCACCACGACGATCACCGTGATCAGTGCCGGACTCACCGCTTGGCTGCTCACCCCGGCCGACACGATCATCGTCGGGGCCAGCGGTTTGATCTTCGGCTGGCTCACGTACCTGTTGGCTCGCGGCATCTGGTCCCGTTCGGCCGGTCAAATCCTGGTCGCGATCGGGGTGCTCGTGGTCTACGGCGGACTGATCTGGGGGGTGCTGCCGAGCCAGGCGGGCGTGTCGTGGCAGGCCCATCTCGGCGGTGCCGTCGGCGGGGTGCTGGCGGCCTGGTTGCTGCATCGGCGGTCGAGCCGGTCGGCGCCGCCCTCGTACGCGGCCCAACCGCGCACCTGGTCTCAGTAG
- a CDS encoding Gfo/Idh/MocA family protein has protein sequence MSLWIGLIGAGGIAREHLSAWRSLGVEVSVFSHAGAAGLIAELGGTEVATLSELLGCADVVDIATPTPTHGDLALAALHAGLPVVCEKPLARTAAEAERVIEAFEAADLPLYPGHVVRYFSEYAAARAAVSAGAIGEVAVQRFTRTGSAPTAAWFHDDAQSGGIVLDQCLHDLDFARWTAGEVATAYAQESMAGGVRSVQVLLAHRSGALSNVCGTWARPGTRFRTTFDIAGTGGVLTHDSAEHPLLQTDFGDQPVAGTGRGLLPAMAYESPFQTELGEFLAALRGGPLPRVGARDGLAAIRIAEAAQCSLVSGQAEPVAGTEVAR, from the coding sequence ATGAGTCTGTGGATCGGCCTGATCGGCGCTGGTGGGATCGCTCGTGAGCACCTGTCGGCGTGGCGCTCGCTCGGGGTCGAGGTCTCGGTCTTCTCCCACGCGGGCGCAGCCGGGCTGATCGCCGAGCTCGGTGGCACCGAGGTCGCAACCTTGTCGGAACTGCTCGGCTGCGCCGATGTCGTCGACATCGCGACCCCGACACCGACGCACGGCGACCTCGCGCTGGCCGCGTTGCACGCCGGGCTGCCGGTCGTCTGCGAGAAGCCCTTGGCGCGGACCGCAGCCGAGGCGGAGCGGGTGATCGAGGCGTTCGAAGCCGCTGATCTGCCGCTGTATCCCGGTCATGTGGTGCGCTACTTCAGCGAGTACGCCGCCGCCCGGGCGGCAGTCTCCGCCGGCGCGATCGGGGAGGTTGCGGTGCAGCGGTTCACCAGGACCGGGTCGGCACCAACGGCAGCCTGGTTCCACGATGACGCGCAGTCCGGCGGGATCGTGCTGGATCAGTGCCTGCACGATCTGGACTTCGCTCGCTGGACTGCCGGCGAGGTCGCTACCGCGTACGCACAGGAGTCGATGGCCGGCGGTGTGCGCAGTGTCCAGGTGCTGCTCGCGCATCGAAGCGGCGCGCTGAGCAACGTGTGTGGCACCTGGGCTCGACCGGGCACGAGGTTTCGGACCACCTTCGACATCGCAGGCACCGGTGGGGTGCTGACGCATGATTCGGCTGAGCACCCTCTGCTGCAGACCGACTTCGGCGATCAGCCGGTTGCCGGTACAGGCCGTGGACTGTTGCCCGCGATGGCGTACGAGAGTCCCTTCCAAACCGAGCTGGGGGAATTCTTGGCCGCTTTGCGTGGCGGACCCCTGCCACGGGTCGGCGCCCGCGACGGGCTGGCCGCGATCCGGATCGCCGAGGCCGCGCAATGCTCGCTGGTCAGTGGACAGGCGGAACCGGTGGCCGGTACGGAGGTGGCGCGATGA
- a CDS encoding sensor histidine kinase: MAEPAVSERFQPPRTVLIATVLALILVALVLASGLPQPVRRATSGVALLISCSSLATVCLVRSRRSQTGRRQAWALFGAAAGAAALGNAWLTVVDLAGLIELSQVGDALILASVALILVGLLAYPFGPRHLYDFVRLLLDTIVLGGSILLILSNTVLPRVAEHPTSGTIALVLAPVIDIIMATVIWLLVLRARPADRIGLALTAAGFVLFSLSEIAAAIGRSHGAFSFGSVTDIGWITGYALLTIAIMWSPSTFPTPPDVDSIDRSPVVRSLVIFAVFMVAGWLSLNTMSRGTDPLTVLVLLATVTVAILVRQMLLLADNDRLRARLEQRVAERSTELAEVTQRTDLMVNSVEDGVYGVDSLGRVTFMNPAGDRLLGTRRNELLGLPAHQRFHSHPPGDCYLRAILHTGVAITGIEDSYWTTDGRQVPVEVSASPMTDSRGVRGVVVVFRDITRRREVDQLKNEFVSMVSHELKTPLTAIRGSLGLLAGGALGELTPPATRMVEIAVESSERLTRLINEILDMERIEAGSLPMEIGSHASADLLGAAHDQVQVLAADAEVGVLIERAEGTVLADADRVVQTLINLVGNAIKFSPPGSQVVMEAAPEDRMVAFRVIDQGRGIPADRLNLIFERFEQVDSSDARDKGGTGLGLAISRSIVHRLGGRIWAENNPDRGSTFTFTLPADSDGQVEDGR; encoded by the coding sequence ATGGCGGAGCCCGCGGTATCGGAGAGGTTCCAGCCGCCCCGCACAGTGCTGATCGCGACCGTGCTCGCGCTCATCCTGGTGGCTTTGGTGCTGGCCAGCGGTCTGCCGCAGCCGGTCCGTCGGGCAACTTCCGGCGTCGCGCTGCTGATCAGCTGCAGCAGTCTGGCGACCGTGTGTCTGGTGCGTTCGCGTCGGTCTCAGACCGGCCGGCGGCAAGCCTGGGCTCTGTTCGGCGCGGCGGCCGGGGCCGCCGCCTTGGGCAATGCGTGGCTCACGGTGGTCGATCTCGCCGGCCTGATCGAGCTCTCGCAGGTCGGCGACGCGCTGATCCTGGCCTCGGTCGCGCTCATCCTGGTGGGTCTGCTCGCGTACCCATTCGGACCGCGACACCTCTACGACTTCGTGCGGCTGCTGCTGGATACCATCGTGCTCGGCGGCTCGATCCTGCTGATCTTGAGCAACACCGTGCTGCCCAGGGTCGCGGAGCATCCGACCTCGGGCACCATCGCGCTGGTCCTGGCGCCGGTCATCGACATCATCATGGCCACCGTGATCTGGTTGCTGGTGCTTCGCGCCCGGCCCGCTGACCGGATCGGGCTCGCCCTGACCGCAGCTGGTTTCGTGCTGTTCTCCCTCTCCGAGATCGCTGCGGCGATCGGCCGTTCCCACGGCGCCTTCTCCTTCGGCAGCGTCACCGACATCGGCTGGATCACCGGCTATGCGCTGCTGACGATCGCCATCATGTGGTCGCCGTCGACCTTCCCCACGCCACCGGATGTCGACAGCATCGACCGTTCCCCCGTGGTGAGGTCCCTGGTCATCTTCGCGGTCTTCATGGTTGCAGGCTGGCTGTCCCTCAACACGATGTCTCGCGGCACCGACCCGCTGACCGTGCTCGTCCTGCTCGCCACCGTGACCGTGGCCATCCTGGTGCGCCAGATGCTGCTGCTGGCAGACAATGACCGGCTGCGAGCACGGTTGGAGCAGCGGGTCGCCGAACGGAGCACCGAGCTCGCCGAGGTCACCCAGCGCACCGACCTGATGGTGAACTCCGTCGAGGACGGGGTCTACGGCGTCGACAGCCTGGGACGGGTCACCTTCATGAACCCGGCCGGCGACCGGCTGCTCGGCACGCGCCGCAACGAGCTCCTCGGCCTGCCCGCACATCAGCGCTTTCACTCACATCCGCCCGGCGACTGCTATCTGCGTGCCATCCTGCACACCGGGGTCGCGATCACCGGCATCGAGGACTCGTACTGGACCACTGACGGCCGACAGGTGCCGGTCGAAGTGAGTGCGAGCCCGATGACCGACAGTCGCGGGGTTCGAGGGGTGGTGGTCGTGTTCCGCGACATCACCCGCCGCCGTGAGGTGGATCAGCTCAAGAACGAGTTCGTCTCGATGGTGAGTCATGAGCTGAAGACCCCGCTGACCGCCATCCGCGGGTCGTTGGGACTGCTGGCCGGCGGAGCGCTGGGTGAGTTGACCCCGCCGGCGACGCGGATGGTCGAGATCGCGGTGGAGAGCAGTGAGCGGCTCACTCGGCTGATCAACGAGATCCTCGACATGGAACGGATCGAGGCCGGCTCGCTGCCCATGGAGATCGGCTCGCACGCCAGCGCTGACCTGCTCGGAGCGGCGCACGACCAGGTCCAGGTGCTGGCCGCCGATGCCGAAGTCGGGGTGCTGATCGAACGCGCTGAGGGCACCGTGCTTGCTGATGCCGATCGGGTCGTGCAGACCCTGATCAACCTGGTCGGCAACGCGATCAAGTTCTCTCCGCCCGGCAGCCAGGTGGTGATGGAGGCCGCACCGGAGGATCGGATGGTGGCCTTCCGGGTGATCGACCAGGGTCGAGGCATCCCCGCCGATCGACTGAACCTCATCTTCGAACGGTTCGAACAGGTCGACTCCTCCGATGCCCGAGACAAAGGCGGCACCGGTCTCGGCTTGGCGATCAGCCGGAGCATCGTCCACCGCCTGGGCGGCCGCATCTGGGCCGAGAACAATCCTGATCGTGGCTCGACGTTCACCTTCACCCTGCCCGCCGACTCCGACGGGCAAGTCGAAGACGGGCGGTGA
- a CDS encoding phosphotransferase, producing MIITEARPAAQGSADLIRSAVVAGLITSFEVAAGAVVVEGSRLMLHGRTIAYARHGLGWTGAAQREPVCLRGLSGSGLVPESVSGSDDVDWVLALPGARLSELRGTMAELADVCQAWGSAVAALHRCGIPAGAQAPAAPRPWVLDPERLPRSMRQLPAASARAFVLRTLSSDRALRRTVDRVADRWTADRWIHGELSADRVLVQRTPEVRVRFVDLSIAGLGDPGWDLAGAVETVAELTGGSRAPWGSASEVCLRDYLLQGYRRAGGPAVVTAGTRALRVVGRAWQVAAALDQRATHPATMHPAAGYAGEATRLTRQLALARDLAERSARPGLVAA from the coding sequence ATGATCATCACCGAAGCGAGACCCGCAGCACAGGGCAGCGCCGACCTGATCCGGAGCGCCGTGGTGGCCGGCCTGATCACCAGCTTTGAGGTCGCTGCCGGTGCAGTGGTGGTCGAGGGCTCCCGCCTGATGCTGCACGGACGGACGATCGCGTACGCCCGGCACGGGCTTGGCTGGACCGGTGCGGCCCAGCGCGAGCCGGTCTGCCTGCGCGGGCTCTCCGGCTCTGGACTGGTGCCAGAATCGGTGTCGGGCAGTGATGACGTCGACTGGGTGCTGGCGCTGCCGGGTGCGCGGCTGTCGGAGCTGCGCGGGACGATGGCTGAGCTGGCCGATGTCTGTCAGGCTTGGGGTTCGGCGGTGGCGGCGCTGCACCGGTGCGGCATCCCGGCCGGCGCACAGGCGCCTGCCGCGCCGCGGCCCTGGGTGTTGGATCCGGAGCGGCTGCCACGCTCGATGCGCCAGTTGCCGGCTGCCAGCGCCCGTGCATTCGTGCTGCGGACCCTGAGCAGCGACCGAGCACTGCGGCGCACTGTCGACCGGGTCGCCGACCGCTGGACTGCTGATCGTTGGATCCACGGTGAGTTGAGCGCGGACCGGGTGCTGGTGCAGCGCACGCCCGAGGTCCGGGTGCGGTTCGTGGATCTGAGCATCGCAGGGCTGGGCGATCCAGGGTGGGACCTGGCCGGAGCGGTGGAGACAGTCGCGGAATTGACCGGGGGATCGCGAGCACCATGGGGGAGTGCCAGCGAGGTCTGTCTGCGTGACTATCTGCTGCAGGGCTACCGGCGCGCTGGTGGCCCTGCAGTGGTCACCGCCGGCACCAGGGCTCTGCGAGTCGTCGGACGGGCCTGGCAGGTCGCAGCAGCGTTGGACCAGCGGGCCACTCACCCGGCGACGATGCACCCGGCAGCGGGCTACGCCGGCGAGGCGACCCGGCTCACCAGGCAGCTGGCGCTCGCTCGGGATCTGGCCGAGCGCAGTGCGCGACCGGGGCTGGTCGCCGCCTGA